The following coding sequences lie in one Ctenopharyngodon idella isolate HZGC_01 chromosome 11, HZGC01, whole genome shotgun sequence genomic window:
- the tmcc1b gene encoding transmembrane and coiled-coil domains protein 1b isoform X4 — MDQGGSEQPGAEEPDSGGRAEREVSRRASEPDHGLSKITHNALENMGALGHGLKQFFQPQRRRSSVSPHDYASSSIGPIPEPPEAGPELGEAPAVPNSDSHASAPPAALSRVLQQIRGPPMMKRGTSLQSRRSKAGGGGEPPQKGSPQIHRRSTQETLLQAGRPRSSSTTDTPSSPALVDMLLTSGYHSTEESDRQDRLEVLGPAMSPNALSTSSDGGQYGVDSVDGTPDPQRTKQAIAQLQQKILKLTEQIKIEQTARDDNVAEYLKLANNADKQQSARIKQVFEKKNQKSAQTIQQLQRKLEHYHRKLREVEHNGIPRQPKDVLRDMHQGLKDVGAKGIKQDFLSFSYDTSSVDQSCTLSASQVTGGLSSISQATHSAAGAVVSKPREFASLIRNKFGSADNISALKDSLDEQQGDEPVTSTGMAGTRTPGPGQMQSSPKYGSEDDCSSATSGSAGANSTTGAPGGPPSSKGNTLEHGQSSGFDALLHEIQELKDNQNRLEESFEDLKTHYHRDYTDIMQALQEERFRCERLEEQLNDLTELHQNEILNLKQELASMEEKIAYQSYERARDIQLISRSKTAIGERERHQHWRRWRPVRRASPRWSFNSSSNKWFSWKGWKTPQHALYLANSSTCCWPSWRYS; from the exons ATGGACCAGGGTGGTAGCGAGCAGCCTGGGGCGGAGGAGCCAGACTCTGGGGGTCGAGCAGAGCGGGAGGTGAGCAGAAGGGCGTCCGAGCCTGATCATGGCCTGTCCAAAATAACCCACAATGCCTTGGAGAACATGGGCGCGCTGGGCCATGGTCTGAAGCAGTTCTTCCAACCTCAGCGCAGACGCTCATCCGTCTCGCCACACGACTATGCCTCTTCCTCCATAGGCCCCATCCCTGAGCCTCCAGAAGCGGGGCCAGAGTTGGGGGAAGCGCCTGCCGTCCCTAACTCTGACTCCCACGCTTCCGCCCCCCCTGCAGCTCTGAGCCGCGTGCTGCAGCAGATTCGAGGCCCCCCAATGATGAAGAGAGGGACCAGCCTGCAGAGCCGCCGTAGCAAGGCAGGGGGGGGAGGGGAGCCCCCCCAGAAAGGCAGCCCCCAGATCCACAGGCGCAGTACCCAAGAGACCTTGCTGCAGGCAGGACGGCCACGCTCCTCCTCCACCACTGACACACCCAGCAGCCCAGCTTTAGTGGACATGTTGCTGACCTCAGGGTACCACTCCACTGAGGAGTCTGATCGG CAGGATCGTTTGGAGGTTTTGGGCCCCGCCATGTCTCCCAATGCTCTGTCAACCAGTTCAGACGGCGGTCAGTACGGTGTGGATTCAGTTGATGGCACCCCAGACCCTCAGCGCACCAAGCAGGCCATCGCTCAGCTACAGCAAAAGATTCTCAAACTCACAGAGCAGATCAAAATCGAACAAACGGCAAGAGACGACAATGTAGCTGAGTACCTGAAGCTGGCCAACAATGCAGACAAACAGCAGAGTGCTCGCATCAAGCAAGTGTTCGAGAAGAAGAACCAGAAGTCTGCGCAGACCATCCAGCAGCTGCAGAGGAAGCTGGAGCATTACCACCGCAAGCTCAGAGAGGTGGAGCACAATGGAATACCACGTCAGCCCAAAGATGTCCTTCGAGACATGCACCAGGGTCTGAAGGATGTGGGTGCCAAG ggGATCAAACAGGACTTTTTAAGTTTTTCGTATGACACAAGCAGTGTAGACCAGTCTTGTACTCTGTCAGCAAGCCAG GTAACCGGTGGCCTCTCGAGTATCTCTCAGGCCACTCACTCCGCCGCAGGAGCAGTCGTGTCCAAACCTCGTGAGTTTGCCTCTCTTATCCGCAACAAATTTGGAAGTGCAGACAACATCTCTGCCCTAAAAGACTCTCTGGATGAACAACAAGGGGATGAGCCTGTAACAAGTACAGGGATGGCAGGCACTAGGACCCCAGGACCTGGGCAGATGCAGTCCAGCCCAAAATATGGCAGTGAGGATGACTGCTCCAGTGCTACGTCAGGGTCAGCAGGTGCAAATAGCACCACAGGGGCTCCTGGAGGGCCTCCGAGCTCAAAGGGTAATACACTGGAGCATGGCCAGAGCTCTGGCTTCGATGCTCTGCTGCACGAGATCCAGGAACTGAAGGACAACCAGAATCGACTAGAAGAATCCTTTGAAGACCTGAAGACTCATTATCACAGGGACTACACAGATATCATGCAGGCTCTGCAAGAGGAGAGATTCAG GTGTGAGCGTTTAGAGGAGCAGTTGAATGATTTAACAGAACTGCATCAAAATGAGATTCTCAACTTGAAACAAGAGCTGGCCAGCATGGAGGAGAAAATCGCTTACCAGTCTTATGAAAGAGCCAGAGACATACAG ctaatttcaagatcaaagaccgcaataggagagagagagcggcatcagcactg GAGGCGCTGGAGGCCTGTCAGACGCGCATCTCCAAGATGGAGcttcaacagcagcagcaacaagtGGTTCAGTTGGAAGGGTTGGAAAACGCCACAGCACGCACTTTACTTGGCAAACTCATCAACGTGCTGCTGGCCGTCATGGCGGTACTCCTAG
- the tmcc1b gene encoding transmembrane and coiled-coil domains protein 1b isoform X1: MDQGGSEQPGAEEPDSGGRAEREVSRRASEPDHGLSKITHNALENMGALGHGLKQFFQPQRRRSSVSPHDYASSSIGPIPEPPEAGPELGEAPAVPNSDSHASAPPAALSRVLQQIRGPPMMKRGTSLQSRRSKAGGGGEPPQKGSPQIHRRSTQETLLQAGRPRSSSTTDTPSSPALVDMLLTSGYHSTEESDRQDRLEVLGPAMSPNALSTSSDGGQYGVDSVDGTPDPQRTKQAIAQLQQKILKLTEQIKIEQTARDDNVAEYLKLANNADKQQSARIKQVFEKKNQKSAQTIQQLQRKLEHYHRKLREVEHNGIPRQPKDVLRDMHQGLKDVGAKGIKQDFLSFSYDTSSVDQSCTLSASQVTGGLSSISQATHSAAGAVVSKPREFASLIRNKFGSADNISALKDSLDEQQGDEPVTSTGMAGTRTPGPGQMQSSPKYGSEDDCSSATSGSAGANSTTGAPGGPPSSKGNTLEHGQSSGFDALLHEIQELKDNQNRLEESFEDLKTHYHRDYTDIMQALQEERFRCERLEEQLNDLTELHQNEILNLKQELASMEEKIAYQSYERARDIQEALEACQTRISKMELQQQQQQVVQLEGLENATARTLLGKLINVLLAVMAVLLVFVSTVANCVVPLMKTRSRTLSTLLLVIILAFLWRNWEAMSQYLDRFLLHPR; this comes from the exons ATGGACCAGGGTGGTAGCGAGCAGCCTGGGGCGGAGGAGCCAGACTCTGGGGGTCGAGCAGAGCGGGAGGTGAGCAGAAGGGCGTCCGAGCCTGATCATGGCCTGTCCAAAATAACCCACAATGCCTTGGAGAACATGGGCGCGCTGGGCCATGGTCTGAAGCAGTTCTTCCAACCTCAGCGCAGACGCTCATCCGTCTCGCCACACGACTATGCCTCTTCCTCCATAGGCCCCATCCCTGAGCCTCCAGAAGCGGGGCCAGAGTTGGGGGAAGCGCCTGCCGTCCCTAACTCTGACTCCCACGCTTCCGCCCCCCCTGCAGCTCTGAGCCGCGTGCTGCAGCAGATTCGAGGCCCCCCAATGATGAAGAGAGGGACCAGCCTGCAGAGCCGCCGTAGCAAGGCAGGGGGGGGAGGGGAGCCCCCCCAGAAAGGCAGCCCCCAGATCCACAGGCGCAGTACCCAAGAGACCTTGCTGCAGGCAGGACGGCCACGCTCCTCCTCCACCACTGACACACCCAGCAGCCCAGCTTTAGTGGACATGTTGCTGACCTCAGGGTACCACTCCACTGAGGAGTCTGATCGG CAGGATCGTTTGGAGGTTTTGGGCCCCGCCATGTCTCCCAATGCTCTGTCAACCAGTTCAGACGGCGGTCAGTACGGTGTGGATTCAGTTGATGGCACCCCAGACCCTCAGCGCACCAAGCAGGCCATCGCTCAGCTACAGCAAAAGATTCTCAAACTCACAGAGCAGATCAAAATCGAACAAACGGCAAGAGACGACAATGTAGCTGAGTACCTGAAGCTGGCCAACAATGCAGACAAACAGCAGAGTGCTCGCATCAAGCAAGTGTTCGAGAAGAAGAACCAGAAGTCTGCGCAGACCATCCAGCAGCTGCAGAGGAAGCTGGAGCATTACCACCGCAAGCTCAGAGAGGTGGAGCACAATGGAATACCACGTCAGCCCAAAGATGTCCTTCGAGACATGCACCAGGGTCTGAAGGATGTGGGTGCCAAG ggGATCAAACAGGACTTTTTAAGTTTTTCGTATGACACAAGCAGTGTAGACCAGTCTTGTACTCTGTCAGCAAGCCAG GTAACCGGTGGCCTCTCGAGTATCTCTCAGGCCACTCACTCCGCCGCAGGAGCAGTCGTGTCCAAACCTCGTGAGTTTGCCTCTCTTATCCGCAACAAATTTGGAAGTGCAGACAACATCTCTGCCCTAAAAGACTCTCTGGATGAACAACAAGGGGATGAGCCTGTAACAAGTACAGGGATGGCAGGCACTAGGACCCCAGGACCTGGGCAGATGCAGTCCAGCCCAAAATATGGCAGTGAGGATGACTGCTCCAGTGCTACGTCAGGGTCAGCAGGTGCAAATAGCACCACAGGGGCTCCTGGAGGGCCTCCGAGCTCAAAGGGTAATACACTGGAGCATGGCCAGAGCTCTGGCTTCGATGCTCTGCTGCACGAGATCCAGGAACTGAAGGACAACCAGAATCGACTAGAAGAATCCTTTGAAGACCTGAAGACTCATTATCACAGGGACTACACAGATATCATGCAGGCTCTGCAAGAGGAGAGATTCAG GTGTGAGCGTTTAGAGGAGCAGTTGAATGATTTAACAGAACTGCATCAAAATGAGATTCTCAACTTGAAACAAGAGCTGGCCAGCATGGAGGAGAAAATCGCTTACCAGTCTTATGAAAGAGCCAGAGACATACAG GAGGCGCTGGAGGCCTGTCAGACGCGCATCTCCAAGATGGAGcttcaacagcagcagcaacaagtGGTTCAGTTGGAAGGGTTGGAAAACGCCACAGCACGCACTTTACTTGGCAAACTCATCAACGTGCTGCTGGCCGTCATGGCGGTACTCCTAGTGTTCGTCTCGACGGTCGCAAACTGTGTAGTACCACTGATGAAAACGCGTAGCCGTACACTTTCTACATTGCTACTTGTCATAATCTTGGCTTTCCTGTGGCGGAATTGGGAAGCCATGTCGCAGTACCTGGACCGATTTCTGCTGCACCCCAGATGA
- the tmcc1b gene encoding transmembrane and coiled-coil domains protein 1b isoform X3 yields the protein MDQGGSEQPGAEEPDSGGRAEREVSRRASEPDHGLSKITHNALENMGALGHGLKQFFQPQRRRSSVSPHDYASSSIGPIPEPPEAGPELGEAPAVPNSDSHASAPPAALSRVLQQIRGPPMMKRGTSLQSRRSKAGGGGEPPQKGSPQIHRRSTQETLLQAGRPRSSSTTDTPSSPALVDMLLTSGYHSTEESDRQDRLEVLGPAMSPNALSTSSDGGQYGVDSVDGTPDPQRTKQAIAQLQQKILKLTEQIKIEQTARDDNVAEYLKLANNADKQQSARIKQVFEKKNQKSAQTIQQLQRKLEHYHRKLREVEHNGIPRQPKDVLRDMHQGLKDVGAKVTGGLSSISQATHSAAGAVVSKPREFASLIRNKFGSADNISALKDSLDEQQGDEPVTSTGMAGTRTPGPGQMQSSPKYGSEDDCSSATSGSAGANSTTGAPGGPPSSKGNTLEHGQSSGFDALLHEIQELKDNQNRLEESFEDLKTHYHRDYTDIMQALQEERFRCERLEEQLNDLTELHQNEILNLKQELASMEEKIAYQSYERARDIQEALEACQTRISKMELQQQQQQVVQLEGLENATARTLLGKLINVLLAVMAVLLVFVSTVANCVVPLMKTRSRTLSTLLLVIILAFLWRNWEAMSQYLDRFLLHPR from the exons ATGGACCAGGGTGGTAGCGAGCAGCCTGGGGCGGAGGAGCCAGACTCTGGGGGTCGAGCAGAGCGGGAGGTGAGCAGAAGGGCGTCCGAGCCTGATCATGGCCTGTCCAAAATAACCCACAATGCCTTGGAGAACATGGGCGCGCTGGGCCATGGTCTGAAGCAGTTCTTCCAACCTCAGCGCAGACGCTCATCCGTCTCGCCACACGACTATGCCTCTTCCTCCATAGGCCCCATCCCTGAGCCTCCAGAAGCGGGGCCAGAGTTGGGGGAAGCGCCTGCCGTCCCTAACTCTGACTCCCACGCTTCCGCCCCCCCTGCAGCTCTGAGCCGCGTGCTGCAGCAGATTCGAGGCCCCCCAATGATGAAGAGAGGGACCAGCCTGCAGAGCCGCCGTAGCAAGGCAGGGGGGGGAGGGGAGCCCCCCCAGAAAGGCAGCCCCCAGATCCACAGGCGCAGTACCCAAGAGACCTTGCTGCAGGCAGGACGGCCACGCTCCTCCTCCACCACTGACACACCCAGCAGCCCAGCTTTAGTGGACATGTTGCTGACCTCAGGGTACCACTCCACTGAGGAGTCTGATCGG CAGGATCGTTTGGAGGTTTTGGGCCCCGCCATGTCTCCCAATGCTCTGTCAACCAGTTCAGACGGCGGTCAGTACGGTGTGGATTCAGTTGATGGCACCCCAGACCCTCAGCGCACCAAGCAGGCCATCGCTCAGCTACAGCAAAAGATTCTCAAACTCACAGAGCAGATCAAAATCGAACAAACGGCAAGAGACGACAATGTAGCTGAGTACCTGAAGCTGGCCAACAATGCAGACAAACAGCAGAGTGCTCGCATCAAGCAAGTGTTCGAGAAGAAGAACCAGAAGTCTGCGCAGACCATCCAGCAGCTGCAGAGGAAGCTGGAGCATTACCACCGCAAGCTCAGAGAGGTGGAGCACAATGGAATACCACGTCAGCCCAAAGATGTCCTTCGAGACATGCACCAGGGTCTGAAGGATGTGGGTGCCAAG GTAACCGGTGGCCTCTCGAGTATCTCTCAGGCCACTCACTCCGCCGCAGGAGCAGTCGTGTCCAAACCTCGTGAGTTTGCCTCTCTTATCCGCAACAAATTTGGAAGTGCAGACAACATCTCTGCCCTAAAAGACTCTCTGGATGAACAACAAGGGGATGAGCCTGTAACAAGTACAGGGATGGCAGGCACTAGGACCCCAGGACCTGGGCAGATGCAGTCCAGCCCAAAATATGGCAGTGAGGATGACTGCTCCAGTGCTACGTCAGGGTCAGCAGGTGCAAATAGCACCACAGGGGCTCCTGGAGGGCCTCCGAGCTCAAAGGGTAATACACTGGAGCATGGCCAGAGCTCTGGCTTCGATGCTCTGCTGCACGAGATCCAGGAACTGAAGGACAACCAGAATCGACTAGAAGAATCCTTTGAAGACCTGAAGACTCATTATCACAGGGACTACACAGATATCATGCAGGCTCTGCAAGAGGAGAGATTCAG GTGTGAGCGTTTAGAGGAGCAGTTGAATGATTTAACAGAACTGCATCAAAATGAGATTCTCAACTTGAAACAAGAGCTGGCCAGCATGGAGGAGAAAATCGCTTACCAGTCTTATGAAAGAGCCAGAGACATACAG GAGGCGCTGGAGGCCTGTCAGACGCGCATCTCCAAGATGGAGcttcaacagcagcagcaacaagtGGTTCAGTTGGAAGGGTTGGAAAACGCCACAGCACGCACTTTACTTGGCAAACTCATCAACGTGCTGCTGGCCGTCATGGCGGTACTCCTAGTGTTCGTCTCGACGGTCGCAAACTGTGTAGTACCACTGATGAAAACGCGTAGCCGTACACTTTCTACATTGCTACTTGTCATAATCTTGGCTTTCCTGTGGCGGAATTGGGAAGCCATGTCGCAGTACCTGGACCGATTTCTGCTGCACCCCAGATGA
- the tmcc1b gene encoding transmembrane and coiled-coil domains protein 1b isoform X2 → MDQGGSEQPGAEEPDSGGRAEREVSRRASEPDHGLSKITHNALENMGALGHGLKQFFQPQRRRSSVSPHDYASSSIGPIPEPPEAGPELGEAPAVPNSDSHASAPPAALSRVLQQIRGPPMMKRGTSLQSRRSKAGGGGEPPQKGSPQIHRRSTQETLLQAGRPRSSSTTDTPSSPALVDMLLTSGYHSTEESDRDRLEVLGPAMSPNALSTSSDGGQYGVDSVDGTPDPQRTKQAIAQLQQKILKLTEQIKIEQTARDDNVAEYLKLANNADKQQSARIKQVFEKKNQKSAQTIQQLQRKLEHYHRKLREVEHNGIPRQPKDVLRDMHQGLKDVGAKGIKQDFLSFSYDTSSVDQSCTLSASQVTGGLSSISQATHSAAGAVVSKPREFASLIRNKFGSADNISALKDSLDEQQGDEPVTSTGMAGTRTPGPGQMQSSPKYGSEDDCSSATSGSAGANSTTGAPGGPPSSKGNTLEHGQSSGFDALLHEIQELKDNQNRLEESFEDLKTHYHRDYTDIMQALQEERFRCERLEEQLNDLTELHQNEILNLKQELASMEEKIAYQSYERARDIQEALEACQTRISKMELQQQQQQVVQLEGLENATARTLLGKLINVLLAVMAVLLVFVSTVANCVVPLMKTRSRTLSTLLLVIILAFLWRNWEAMSQYLDRFLLHPR, encoded by the exons ATGGACCAGGGTGGTAGCGAGCAGCCTGGGGCGGAGGAGCCAGACTCTGGGGGTCGAGCAGAGCGGGAGGTGAGCAGAAGGGCGTCCGAGCCTGATCATGGCCTGTCCAAAATAACCCACAATGCCTTGGAGAACATGGGCGCGCTGGGCCATGGTCTGAAGCAGTTCTTCCAACCTCAGCGCAGACGCTCATCCGTCTCGCCACACGACTATGCCTCTTCCTCCATAGGCCCCATCCCTGAGCCTCCAGAAGCGGGGCCAGAGTTGGGGGAAGCGCCTGCCGTCCCTAACTCTGACTCCCACGCTTCCGCCCCCCCTGCAGCTCTGAGCCGCGTGCTGCAGCAGATTCGAGGCCCCCCAATGATGAAGAGAGGGACCAGCCTGCAGAGCCGCCGTAGCAAGGCAGGGGGGGGAGGGGAGCCCCCCCAGAAAGGCAGCCCCCAGATCCACAGGCGCAGTACCCAAGAGACCTTGCTGCAGGCAGGACGGCCACGCTCCTCCTCCACCACTGACACACCCAGCAGCCCAGCTTTAGTGGACATGTTGCTGACCTCAGGGTACCACTCCACTGAGGAGTCTGATCGG GATCGTTTGGAGGTTTTGGGCCCCGCCATGTCTCCCAATGCTCTGTCAACCAGTTCAGACGGCGGTCAGTACGGTGTGGATTCAGTTGATGGCACCCCAGACCCTCAGCGCACCAAGCAGGCCATCGCTCAGCTACAGCAAAAGATTCTCAAACTCACAGAGCAGATCAAAATCGAACAAACGGCAAGAGACGACAATGTAGCTGAGTACCTGAAGCTGGCCAACAATGCAGACAAACAGCAGAGTGCTCGCATCAAGCAAGTGTTCGAGAAGAAGAACCAGAAGTCTGCGCAGACCATCCAGCAGCTGCAGAGGAAGCTGGAGCATTACCACCGCAAGCTCAGAGAGGTGGAGCACAATGGAATACCACGTCAGCCCAAAGATGTCCTTCGAGACATGCACCAGGGTCTGAAGGATGTGGGTGCCAAG ggGATCAAACAGGACTTTTTAAGTTTTTCGTATGACACAAGCAGTGTAGACCAGTCTTGTACTCTGTCAGCAAGCCAG GTAACCGGTGGCCTCTCGAGTATCTCTCAGGCCACTCACTCCGCCGCAGGAGCAGTCGTGTCCAAACCTCGTGAGTTTGCCTCTCTTATCCGCAACAAATTTGGAAGTGCAGACAACATCTCTGCCCTAAAAGACTCTCTGGATGAACAACAAGGGGATGAGCCTGTAACAAGTACAGGGATGGCAGGCACTAGGACCCCAGGACCTGGGCAGATGCAGTCCAGCCCAAAATATGGCAGTGAGGATGACTGCTCCAGTGCTACGTCAGGGTCAGCAGGTGCAAATAGCACCACAGGGGCTCCTGGAGGGCCTCCGAGCTCAAAGGGTAATACACTGGAGCATGGCCAGAGCTCTGGCTTCGATGCTCTGCTGCACGAGATCCAGGAACTGAAGGACAACCAGAATCGACTAGAAGAATCCTTTGAAGACCTGAAGACTCATTATCACAGGGACTACACAGATATCATGCAGGCTCTGCAAGAGGAGAGATTCAG GTGTGAGCGTTTAGAGGAGCAGTTGAATGATTTAACAGAACTGCATCAAAATGAGATTCTCAACTTGAAACAAGAGCTGGCCAGCATGGAGGAGAAAATCGCTTACCAGTCTTATGAAAGAGCCAGAGACATACAG GAGGCGCTGGAGGCCTGTCAGACGCGCATCTCCAAGATGGAGcttcaacagcagcagcaacaagtGGTTCAGTTGGAAGGGTTGGAAAACGCCACAGCACGCACTTTACTTGGCAAACTCATCAACGTGCTGCTGGCCGTCATGGCGGTACTCCTAGTGTTCGTCTCGACGGTCGCAAACTGTGTAGTACCACTGATGAAAACGCGTAGCCGTACACTTTCTACATTGCTACTTGTCATAATCTTGGCTTTCCTGTGGCGGAATTGGGAAGCCATGTCGCAGTACCTGGACCGATTTCTGCTGCACCCCAGATGA
- the tmcc1b gene encoding transmembrane and coiled-coil domains protein 1b isoform X5 has translation MMKRGTSLQSRRSKAGGGGEPPQKGSPQIHRRSTQETLLQAGRPRSSSTTDTPSSPALVDMLLTSGYHSTEESDRQDRLEVLGPAMSPNALSTSSDGGQYGVDSVDGTPDPQRTKQAIAQLQQKILKLTEQIKIEQTARDDNVAEYLKLANNADKQQSARIKQVFEKKNQKSAQTIQQLQRKLEHYHRKLREVEHNGIPRQPKDVLRDMHQGLKDVGAKGIKQDFLSFSYDTSSVDQSCTLSASQVTGGLSSISQATHSAAGAVVSKPREFASLIRNKFGSADNISALKDSLDEQQGDEPVTSTGMAGTRTPGPGQMQSSPKYGSEDDCSSATSGSAGANSTTGAPGGPPSSKGNTLEHGQSSGFDALLHEIQELKDNQNRLEESFEDLKTHYHRDYTDIMQALQEERFRCERLEEQLNDLTELHQNEILNLKQELASMEEKIAYQSYERARDIQEALEACQTRISKMELQQQQQQVVQLEGLENATARTLLGKLINVLLAVMAVLLVFVSTVANCVVPLMKTRSRTLSTLLLVIILAFLWRNWEAMSQYLDRFLLHPR, from the exons ATGATGAAGAGAGGGACCAGCCTGCAGAGCCGCCGTAGCAAGGCAGGGGGGGGAGGGGAGCCCCCCCAGAAAGGCAGCCCCCAGATCCACAGGCGCAGTACCCAAGAGACCTTGCTGCAGGCAGGACGGCCACGCTCCTCCTCCACCACTGACACACCCAGCAGCCCAGCTTTAGTGGACATGTTGCTGACCTCAGGGTACCACTCCACTGAGGAGTCTGATCGG CAGGATCGTTTGGAGGTTTTGGGCCCCGCCATGTCTCCCAATGCTCTGTCAACCAGTTCAGACGGCGGTCAGTACGGTGTGGATTCAGTTGATGGCACCCCAGACCCTCAGCGCACCAAGCAGGCCATCGCTCAGCTACAGCAAAAGATTCTCAAACTCACAGAGCAGATCAAAATCGAACAAACGGCAAGAGACGACAATGTAGCTGAGTACCTGAAGCTGGCCAACAATGCAGACAAACAGCAGAGTGCTCGCATCAAGCAAGTGTTCGAGAAGAAGAACCAGAAGTCTGCGCAGACCATCCAGCAGCTGCAGAGGAAGCTGGAGCATTACCACCGCAAGCTCAGAGAGGTGGAGCACAATGGAATACCACGTCAGCCCAAAGATGTCCTTCGAGACATGCACCAGGGTCTGAAGGATGTGGGTGCCAAG ggGATCAAACAGGACTTTTTAAGTTTTTCGTATGACACAAGCAGTGTAGACCAGTCTTGTACTCTGTCAGCAAGCCAG GTAACCGGTGGCCTCTCGAGTATCTCTCAGGCCACTCACTCCGCCGCAGGAGCAGTCGTGTCCAAACCTCGTGAGTTTGCCTCTCTTATCCGCAACAAATTTGGAAGTGCAGACAACATCTCTGCCCTAAAAGACTCTCTGGATGAACAACAAGGGGATGAGCCTGTAACAAGTACAGGGATGGCAGGCACTAGGACCCCAGGACCTGGGCAGATGCAGTCCAGCCCAAAATATGGCAGTGAGGATGACTGCTCCAGTGCTACGTCAGGGTCAGCAGGTGCAAATAGCACCACAGGGGCTCCTGGAGGGCCTCCGAGCTCAAAGGGTAATACACTGGAGCATGGCCAGAGCTCTGGCTTCGATGCTCTGCTGCACGAGATCCAGGAACTGAAGGACAACCAGAATCGACTAGAAGAATCCTTTGAAGACCTGAAGACTCATTATCACAGGGACTACACAGATATCATGCAGGCTCTGCAAGAGGAGAGATTCAG GTGTGAGCGTTTAGAGGAGCAGTTGAATGATTTAACAGAACTGCATCAAAATGAGATTCTCAACTTGAAACAAGAGCTGGCCAGCATGGAGGAGAAAATCGCTTACCAGTCTTATGAAAGAGCCAGAGACATACAG GAGGCGCTGGAGGCCTGTCAGACGCGCATCTCCAAGATGGAGcttcaacagcagcagcaacaagtGGTTCAGTTGGAAGGGTTGGAAAACGCCACAGCACGCACTTTACTTGGCAAACTCATCAACGTGCTGCTGGCCGTCATGGCGGTACTCCTAGTGTTCGTCTCGACGGTCGCAAACTGTGTAGTACCACTGATGAAAACGCGTAGCCGTACACTTTCTACATTGCTACTTGTCATAATCTTGGCTTTCCTGTGGCGGAATTGGGAAGCCATGTCGCAGTACCTGGACCGATTTCTGCTGCACCCCAGATGA